Proteins from one Thermofilaceae archaeon genomic window:
- a CDS encoding nucleotidyltransferase domain-containing protein, with product MPEDVLELLRGFAERAKSVLGSVEVYLFGSYARGDWLSDSDIDLIVVSDAFKGLDLGRRYALVRGLLPHDRGFEILTYTPEEFEEAKRRSIVVQDAAEYWIRIA from the coding sequence GTGCCTGAGGACGTGCTGGAGCTTCTCAGGGGTTTTGCTGAAAGGGCGAAGAGCGTTTTAGGCAGCGTAGAGGTTTACCTTTTCGGTAGTTACGCTAGGGGTGATTGGCTCTCCGACAGCGACATAGACCTCATAGTCGTGTCGGACGCCTTCAAGGGTTTGGATCTGGGGAGGAGGTACGCGCTCGTGAGAGGTCTCCTGCCGCACGACAGGGGCTTCGAGATCCTGACGTACACGCCGGAGGAGTTTGAGGAGGCTAAGAGGAGGAGCATCGTGGTTCAGGATGCAGCCGAGTACTGGATCAGAATAGCCTAG
- a CDS encoding HEPN domain-containing protein, giving the protein MREEALDWLESSLVDLREAGEAHSRGSYHLSAFLAHQAVEKALKAYIIAFRRVRPPRTRDLVELAAAASIQLDSSEIEGLSELSPYYVVARYLNAGLRKPWKEITQGTSQKLLTTAERIVGKIEELFKRAQQG; this is encoded by the coding sequence GTGAGGGAGGAAGCACTGGATTGGCTTGAGAGCTCCCTCGTCGACCTGAGGGAGGCGGGGGAGGCTCACTCTCGAGGAAGCTACCACCTCTCCGCGTTCCTAGCCCACCAGGCCGTTGAGAAGGCGCTGAAGGCGTACATCATAGCCTTCAGGAGGGTGAGGCCCCCTAGAACACGAGATCTCGTAGAGCTGGCGGCAGCGGCATCGATACAGCTAGACTCCAGCGAGATTGAGGGGCTCTCGGAGCTCTCACCGTACTACGTGGTGGCAAGGTACCTGAACGCGGGATTGCGGAAGCCGTGGAAGGAGATAACACAGGGGACCTCCCAGAAGCTCCTCACAACGGCCGAGAGAATCGTAGGGAAAATCGAGGAGCTCTTCAAACGGGCACAGCAGGGCTAG